The Pyricularia oryzae 70-15 chromosome 5, whole genome shotgun sequence genome includes a region encoding these proteins:
- a CDS encoding siderophore iron transporter mirC, with translation MSTINESPPPTYTKEAPQQTATEERHVQSDEESAVVKTQDGVKAMEAVSMTWSKWGLIVAYLGIFLMAFSTSLEAQTTFSYSAFATSSFQSHSLLSTVTVVQSVVLAVMKPIMSKVSDVTGRLEAFTLSIVLFVLGFIQQAASTSIDSYASAQIFYSAGSTGVQILQQIFIADTSNLLWRALFSSLPDIPFLVTVWVGPEISARMLEQGSWRWRWGYGMWAIILPVAFLPFAISLFLNQRKAKKLGVLDDRGDWISAIKRQGPATTFIKMVQSVDLFGILLLSAGFALLLIPLTIATRQTGGWGNGSIIAMLIIGAISLIAFCFWECASARINPHPLIPLYLFKSKTFCAGCGIAFFYFMVFYLSVFPYYNSYLLVVHRMDIATAGRITQVFSFSSTVMSVLVSLAIRYTKHYKYFITAGSLLYLLGIALMINYRSENAGMPALIGTQVCIGVGGGMLNVPTQLGVQATAKHQNLAIATAVWLTVLELGGAVGSAISGAIWTKVVPATLTELLPEASRANATMIFNNVNTAMALEWGSPERMAINAAYQAGMRQMLIVAVCMCVPIVLLSLLMRNMKLDEVDQGVKGYVIGGRVDGDSKKDANTAVASSSGVAAGPQHHQQEQDQPVQEATKSDQVVDRSTATSPEIRG, from the exons ATGTCGACCATCAACGAAAGCCCTCCGCCGACGTACACTAAGGAGGCGCCGCAGCAGACGGCGACAGAGGAGCGTCATGTTCAGTCGGACGAGGAGTCAGCAGTTGTCAAGACGCAGGATGGAGTCAAGGCGATGGAAGCCGTGTCCATGACATGGTCGAAATGGGGTCTTATAGTCGCATATCTTGg CATCTTTTTGATGGCCTTCTCGACTTCCTTGGAGGCGCAAACAACGTTTTCGTACAGTGCTTTTGCCACCAGCTCGTTCCAGTCACACTCGCTGCTGTCAACTGTCACTGTCGTTCAGAGTGTGGTCCTGG CTGTCATGAAGCCCATCATGTCCAAGGTCAGCGACGTCACGGGGCGTCTTGAGGCCTTTACCCTTTCCATCGTGCTGTTCGTACTTGGATTCATCCAGCAGGCGGCGTCGACCAGTATCGACTCGTACGCCTCGGCACAGATCTTCTATTCGGCCGGAAGCACGGGTGTTCAGATTCTGCAGCAGATCTTCATTGCCGACACGAGCAACCTGCTGTGGCGTGCCCTGTTCTCTTCGCTCCCGGACATTCCGTTCCTCGTCACGGTCTGGGTCGGACCCGAAATCTCGGCGCGCATGCTCGAGCAGGGGAGCTGGCGTTGGCGTTGGGGATATGGAATGTGGGCCATCATCCTCCCCGTGGCTTTTCTGCCCTTTGCCATCAGCTTGTTTCTCAACCAgcgcaaggccaagaagctggGTGTGCTCGACGACCGTGGAGATTGGATCTCAGCGATTAAGCGCCAGGGGCCCGCTACAACGTTCATTAAGATGGTTCAGTCGGTCGATCTCTTTGGTATCCTGCTGTTGAGTGCCGGCTTCGCGCTGCTCTTGATCCCCCTGACCATTGCTACGCGCCAAACAGGCGGCTGGGGCAACGGGTCCATAATTGCCATGCTCATTATTGGCGCCATTTCCTTGATTGCCTTTTGTTTCTGGGAATGCGCCTCGGCCAGGATTAACCCACATCCGCTGATCCCGCTCTATCTCTTCAAGAGCAAGACGTTCTGCGCCGGCTGCGGTATCGCCTTCTTCTATTTCATGGTGTTCTACCTCTCGGTCTTCCCCTACTACAACTCTTACCTACTTGTGGTACACCGCATGGACATAGCTACGGCTGGGCGTATAACTCAGGTCTTCTCATTCTCCAGCACAGTTATGAGTGTGCTGGTCAGCTTGGCCATCAGGTACACCAAGCACTACAAGTACTTCATCACCGCGGGCAGCCTGCTGTACCTACTCGGTATTGCGCTCATGATTAACTACCGCAGCGAAAACGCCGGCATGCCAGCCCTGATCGGCACCCAGGTCTGCATAGGCGTCGGCGGTGGAATGCTCAACGTGCCAACGCAGCTTGGAGTACAAGCGACAGCCAAGCACCAGAACCTGGCTATCGCCACGGCTGTGTGGCTCACGGTGCTGGAGCTGGGTGGCGCTGTCGGCAGTGCTATCTCGGGCGCCATATGGACAAAGGTCGTCCCTGCAACGTTGACAGAGCTACTTCCCGAGGCGAGCCGCGCCAACGCCACCATGATCTTCAATAACGTTAACACTGCCATGGCGCTCGAGTGGGGCAGCCCCGAACGCATGGCCATCAACGCCGCCTACCAGGCCGGCATGCGCCAGATGCTCATAGTTGCCGTCTGCATGTGCGTGCCTATTGTGCTCTTGTCCCTGCTCATGCGCAACATGAAGCTGGATGAGGTTGATCAGGGTGTCAAGGGCTACGTCATTGGTGGTCGTGTAGACGGGGACTCGAAGAAGGACGCCAATACTGCGGTTGCCTCTAGCTCTGGGGTCGCTGCTGGGCCGCAGCATCATCAGCAGGAGCAGGATCAACCTGTGCAAGAAGCTACCAAGAGCGACCAGGTTGTCGACAGAAGCACCGCTACTAGCCCCGAGATTAGGGGATAG
- a CDS encoding von Willebrand RING finger domain-containing protein, translating into MFARSKSKFHGFGADKRQQESGFLGSDSRSRTTSERPYTATSFNAPSLDAPSYAPSFPEKNSSISSGTIKPPQSHRSSASVSSNHSVDSYGRSIAPNMSSERARTRRERTFVGSECAVCEEPLEHTLRGERILQFSCGHVSHEACFYEYIKEIESQYCPSCNAPLHLDTSRGGNVLDIEKISNLVRSVNSDSRSIGTPTPTPQQWDDHGRPQSRGSNARSGSGVGLSHPSSHNGRDNAMPRSNRDTRDSGHSNPHSERYMRHGRSDSEATGVASSTGYPETTQSGGPRRAHDYDLQAMETSLASPRSIARNPIPLPTVTVRSEFPTINRSRQQQTLTCLITIEVPDCKWRPDPEDLPMGNIHSPQQMHHQAPQQVPSRMDARVAEDPYGPTSPTQSVPRFFPYESREVLEEMTENLRNRVDNWHGLDFSRFGKLRLYGTLRVGKDKISWQELECYLFAEMLICVKEKKTPAGAQQQWDENGLPRKPRCTLKGSILIKKHLNEVSETGSIDENVLTLNLSVAELSQFHLRFQNRNQLKLWQQALMDLNAVETSPVRSPDYERGEFSEAEEDEWQRSQQQGQRTSSLASSTWNGPKSTTTAPTEYTSVAKSPLFPPVHVPIDVVVVVPISSSMQGVKINLVRDALRFMVHQLGDRDRMGLVTFGSGGGGVPIVGMTTKSWHGWGGVLNSIKPVGQKSHRADVVEGANVAMDLLMQRKYNNPIATIMLISDASTSDADSVDFVVSRAEAAKISIHSFGLGMTHKPDTMIELSTRTKASYTYVKDWMMLRECLAGCLGSAQTLSHQNVKLKLKLPEGSPAKFHKISGALQITKRATGRDAEASLGDLRFGDKRDILVQLVILPDTASEDQLPQDPWETIVSGLEALGGPMDPEEQRTVSVEEVPLIQADLNWGDILRDGTLMHMPRPSLLAITMLPATNHQKSKSWQNTPPIPPHPHIVQRRMELLTSDMLTRALTLVSRGQHDRAHTLLNETRSILKGLGKGGLPPVPPAASRSQPSTPHPNHEGSPTSLTPERKHSPSPTASATSHYPPHMTQAMMRRPSTDALSALHGGPGSSGIDVQTVSALDSELMSALEWIGHPAVFGRDSRKAVLQAIGVISSQRAFTFRTPIEALWAGRISGVKKLTEHSREWREEGGGEGGIMEES; encoded by the exons ATGTTTGCTCGGTCCAAGAGCAAATTCCACGGCTTCGGCGCAGACAAGCGCCAGCAAGAGTCAGGATTCTTGGGTTCAGACTCAAGATCTAGGACAACCTCTGAGCGACCTTACACGGCAACCTCCTTCAACGCCCCATCTTTAGACGCACCATCATACGCTCCTTCGTTTCCTGAAAAGA ACAGCTCCATATCAAGTGGTACAATTAAGCCACCCCAGTCCCACCGTTCGTCGGCATCGGTTTCCTCCAACCACTCTGTTGACAGCTACGGGAGATCAATCGCACCAAACATGAGTTCAGAACGTGCGCGCACGCGCAGGGAGCGTACCTTTGTGGGCTCCGAGTGTGCCGTCTGTGAGGAGCCATTAGAACACACTCTCCGTGGAGAGAGGATACTTCAGTTCTCCTGTGGTCATGTGTCCCACGAGGCCTGCTTTTATGAGTACATCAAGGAGATAGAGTCACAGTATTGCCCGTCCTGCAATGCGCCTCTGCACCTGGACACAAGTCGGGGTGGAAACGTGCTCGATATAG AAAAAATCAGCAACCTCGTCAGGTCGGTGAACTCAGATTCGAGGTCAATTGGAACACCAACACCGACCCCTCAACAATGGGATGATCATGGGCGTCCGCAAAGCCGGGGTTCGAATGCACGTTCTGGTTCTGGAGTTGGCTTAAGCCATCCTAGCAGCCACAATGGCAGGGACAACGCCATGCCGCGGAGCAACCGAGACACACGAGACAGCGGGCACAGCAACCCCCATTCGGAACGATATATGAGACATGGGCGTAGTGACAGCGAAGCGACGGGAGTGGCGTCTTCGACAGGTTACCCTGAGACAACACAGAGCGGAGGCCCCAGGCGCGCCCACGACTACGACTTGCAAGCCATGGAGACGTCGCTCGCAAGCCCTCGGAGCATTGCACGAAACCCGATCCCTCTCCCGACCGTGACCGTTCGCTCAGAGTTCCCCACGATCAACAGGTCTCGACAACAACAAACTTTGACATGTCTTATTACCATCGAGGTACCCGACTGCAAATGGCGACCAGACCCCGAGGACTTGCCAATGGGAAATATCCACTCCCCGCAACAAATGCACCACCAGGCCCCTCAACAGGTACCATCACGGATGGACGCTCGCGTCGCCGAAGATCCGTATGGTCCCACATCACCTACACAGTCGGTGCCTCGCTTCTTTCCCTACGAGTCGCGCGAGGTACTTGAGGAAATGACGGAGAATTTGAGAAATAGGGTGGACAACTGGCACGGACTTGATTTCAGCAGATTCGGCAAGCTTCGTCTGTATGGCACGCTGAGGGTGGGCAAGGATAAAATATCGTGGCAGGAGCTTGAGTGCTACCTTTTCGCCGAGATGCTCATTTGcgtcaaggagaagaagacacCGGCTGGCGCCCAGCAGCAATGGGACGAGAATGGCTTGCCTCGCAAGCCGCGCTGCACCCTCAAGGGTTCCATCCTCATCAAGAAGCACTTGAACGAGGTTTCTGAAACGGGGAGTATCGACGAGAATGTGCTCACCCTTAACCTTTCGGTGGCAGAGCTTTCGCAATTCCACCTGCGATTCCAAAACCGCAACCAACTCAAGCTGTGGCAACAGGCTCTCATGGATCTTAATGCTGTTGAAACCTCCCCAGTACGGAGCCCAGACTATGAGCGTGGCGAATTCTCCGAGGCCGAAGAGGATGAGTGGCAACGCAGCCAACAACAAGGACAGAGAACGTCGTCCTTGGCCTCCTCAACTTGGAACGGACCGAAATCCACGACGACCGCCCCCACCGAGTACACCAGCGTTGCAAAGAGCCCGCTGTTCCCTCCCGTGCACGTCCCAATCGACGTCGTGGTTGTGGTGCCTATATCGAGCTCCATGCAAGGTGTCAAGATCAACTTGGTCCGAGATGCCCTCAGGTTCATGGTCCATCAGCTCGGCGACCGTGACCGGATGGGTCTCGTGACCTTTGGATCTGGTGGAGGTGGTGTACCAATCGTGGGCATGACGACTAAGTCTTGGCACGGCTGGGGAGGTGTCCTGAACTCTATCAAGCCGGTGGGACAAAAGAGCCACCGGGCAGATGTTGTCGAGGGTGCCAATGTTGCCATGGACCTGCTGATGCAGAGGAAGTACAACAACCCAATTGCCACCATCATGCTCATCAGTGACGCTTCAACCTCGGATGCCGACAGCGTGGACTTTGTCGTGTCAAGAGCAGAGGCTGCCAA GATCTCGATCCACTCATTTGGCCTCGGAATGACGCACAAGCCCGACACCATGATTGAGCTTTCAACCAGAACAAAGGCCTCATACACCTATGTCAAGGACTGGATGATGTTGAGGGAATGCCTTGCCGGCTGCCTTGGATCTGCCCAAACATTGTCTCACCAGAACGTGAAACTCAAGTTGAAATTGCCCGAAGGATCGCCAGCAAAGTTCCACAAGATCAGTGGTGCACTCCAAATCACCAAGCGCGCAACGGGTCGGGACGCCGAGGCTTCTCTGGGAGACCTGCGGTTTGGCGACAAGAGGGATATATTGGTGCAACTGGTGATCCTTCCAGACACCGCCTCAGAAGACCAGCTGCCACAAGATCCATGGGAGACCATCGTATCTGGCCTCGAAGCGCTGGGTGGACCAATGGACCCTGAAGAGCAGCGCACAGTCTCTGTCGAGGAAGTCCCGCTTATCCAGGCGGATCTTAACTGGGGCGACATACTCCGTGACGGCACCTTGATGCACATGCCTCGTCCGTCACTCCTCGCCATCACAATGCTGCCTGCGACAAACCACCAAAAGTCCAAGTCGTGGCAAAACACCCCTCCAATCCCGCCTCACCCGCACATCGTGCAGCGACGGATGGAGCTTTTGACATCAGACATGCTGACAAGGGCATTGACGCTCGTGTCAAGAGGCCAGCACGACCGTGCCCACACACTTTTGAACGAGACACGTTCAATTCTCAAGGGGTTGGGCAAGGGAGGTCTACCCCCTGTCCCGCCGGCTGCGTCCAGGTCGCAACCGTCGACGCCTCACCCGAACCATGAAGGATCCCCTACCTCGCTCACTCCAGAACGCAAACATTCTCCCTCGCCCACTGCATCAGCAACGTCGCATTATCCGCCACACATGACCCAGGCAATGATGCGCAGACCTTCAACGGACGCTCTCAGCGCATTGCACGGTGGGCCGGGATCCAGCGGCATTGATGTGCAGACCGTTTCAGCGCTGGACTCGGAGCTCATGTCAGCGCTCGAATGGATCGGCCATCCCGCCGTCTTTGGGCGCGACAGCCGCAAGGCTGTGTTGCAGGCCATTGGTGTGATCAGCTCTCAGCGCGCCTTTACGTTCCGCACGCCGATCGAGGCTTTGTGGGCCGGAAGGATCTCGGGCGTCAAGAAACTTACCGAGCACTCGCGTGAGTGGAGAGAAGAGGGTGGTGGCGAGGGTGGCATCATGGAAGAATCCTAA
- a CDS encoding T-complex protein 1, producing MSLNIPNAPNAGLFKGGYNNYDSEDGAVLRNIEACRAIASTVQTSLGPYGRNKIVINHLQKMILTSDAATILRELDVVHPAAKLLVMASQQQDAEMGDATNLVIVLAGELLRKAEELLRMGLKTADIVTGYERAQNFALETLEELEVDKVEELRSEEELSKALRTVIASKQNGNEDFLADLVAEAVLAVMPKNPANFNVDNVRVVKIMGGGLEQSRVVKGMVFSKEPDGSVKKAKKAKVGVYTCPIDISQTETKGTVLLKNAKEMLDFSKGEEAQLEAAIKELHDVGLRVVVVGSTVGELAMHYLNRYGILCIKILSKFELRRVCRVVGATPLARLGAPMPDEMGSVDIVETVEIGGDRVTVFRQEDDVTRTATVVLRGATQNHLDDIERAVDDGVNVVKAITKDPRLVPGAGCTEIQLVERLQAFGDKTAGLSQYSIKKFGEAFEVVPRTIAESAGLDATEVLSRLYAAAHKKEKWTTGVDIENEDGTGTLDAQEEGILDLLVSKQWAIKLATEAARTVLSVDQIIVARQAGGPKPPGPNPNWDED from the exons ATGTCGCTCAATATACCAAATGCCCCGAACGCGGGTCTCTTCAAGGGAGGATACAACAA CTACGACTCTGAAGATGGCGCAGTCCTCCGGAATATCGAGGCCTGCAGGGCCATCGCCTCGACGGTACAGACCTCGCTGGGCCCCTACGGCCGCAACAAGATCGTCATCAACCACCTGCAAAAGATGATTCTCACCTCGGACGCTGCCACCATCCTGCGCGAGCTCGACGTCGTCCACCCCGCCGCTAAGCTGCTCGTTATGGCGAGCCAGCAGCAAGATGCCGAGATGGGCGACGCCACCAACCTGGTCATCGTCCTTGCCggcgagctgctgcgcaaggccgaggagctgctgcgcatGGGTCTCAAGACTGCCGACATCGTCACCGGTTACGAGAGGGCTCAGAACTTTGCCCTCGAGACGCtggaggagctcgaggtcgaCAAGGTTGAGGAGCTTCGCAGCGAGGAGGAGCTTAGCAAAGCGCTGAGGACGGTCATTGCAAGCAAGCAGAACGGTAACGAGGACTTTTTGGCCGACTTGGTCGCCGAGGCCGTCCTGGCCGTTATGCCCAAGAACCCGGCAAACTTCAACGTGGACAACGTCCGCGTGGTCAAGATCATGGGCGGAGGCCTGGAGCAGAGCCGCGTGGTCAAGggtatggtcttttccaaggaACCCGATGGATCGGTCAAGAAGGCGAAGAAGGCCAAGGTCGGTGTATACACCTGCCCGATCGACATCAGCCAGACCGAGACCAAGGGCACAGTCCTGCTCAAGAACGCCAAGGAAATGTTGGACTTTAGCAAGGGCGAGGAGGCTCAGCTTGAGGCCGCCATCAAGGAGCTGCACGACGTCGGCCTCCGGGTAGTCGTTGTCGGGTCAACGGTTGGCGAGCTTGCCATGCACTACTTGAACCGATACGGCATCCTCTGCATCAAGATTCTCAGCAAGTTTGAGCTCAGGAGAGTGTGTCGCGTCGTTGGTGCCACTCCTCTGGCCAGGCTCGGTGCTCCCATGCCGGACGAGATGGGCTCTGTGGACATTGTGGAGACAGTAGAGATTGGTGGCGACCGCGTGACCGTCTTCCGTCAGGAGGACGATGTAacaaggacagccactgttGTTCTGCGTGGCGCTACGCAGAACCACCTCGACGACATCGAACGCGCCGTTGATGACGGTGTCAACGTCGTCAAGGCCATCACCAAGGACCCCAGGCTGGTTCCCGGTGCCGGCTGCACCGAGATTCAGCTCGTAGAGCGCCTTCAAGCCTTTGGCGACAAGACGGCAGGTCTGTCACAATACTCCATCAAGAAGTTCGGTGAGGCATTCGAGGTAGTGCCCAGGACTATTGCGGAGAGTGCAGGTCTGGATGCCACAGAGGTGTTGAGTAGGCTATATGCTGCTGCACACAAGAAGGAGAAGTGGACTACTGGTGTCGACATCGAG AACGAGGACGGCACTGGCACCCTGGATGCTCAAGAAGAGGGCATCTTGGATCTTCTCGTCTCGAAGCAATGGGCCATCAAGCTTGCCACAGAAGCCGCAAGGACGGTTCTCTCCGTAGACCAGATTATTGTAGCCAGGCAAGCCGGCGGCCCGAAGCCCCCGGGACCGAACCCG AACTGGGATGAGGATTAG
- a CDS encoding isochorismatase, with amino-acid sequence MRPAVSTPTAILLVDIQEGFKHPTHWGESRSTPSFESNVEAILSAARAYNTRLETNHATATDPAPAPADAGSTPSQHAVQIIHIHHHSLSPTSALHPTHRIAGSSTPSVAANPCAAPRPHEAVLVKHHNSSFVGTDLEARLRAAGVRQLVVLGLTTDHCVSTTVRFAANLQVLGGEGGPDGNGEGVHGVVVVRDATATFARGGFDAETVHAVSLASLDGEFAQVVETKDVLGALGALGALGA; translated from the coding sequence ATGCGCCCGGCGGTGAGCACCCCAACGGCGATACTCCTCGTAGACATCCAAGAGGGGTTCAAGCACCCCACCCACTGGGGCGAGTCCAGGAGCACTCCTTCCTTCGAAAGCAACGTCGAGGCGATCCTGTCCGCGGCGAGGGCCTACAATACTCGCTTGGAAACCAACcatgcaacagcaacagacccagcaccagcaccagcagacGCAGGTAGCACTCCCAGTCAGCACGCGGTCCAGATAATCCACATCCACCACCACTCCCTATCCCCGACGTCGGCGCTGCACCCAACCCACCGCATCGCCGGCTCGTCGACGCCGTCCGTGGCCGCCAACCCCTGCGCTGCACCGCGGCCCCACGAAGCAGTGCTCGTCAAGCACCACAACAGCTCCTTTGTGGGCACGGACTTGGAGGCGCGCCTGCGGGCCGCGGGCGTGCGGCAGCTGGTAGTCCTCGGCCTGACCACCGACCACTGCGTCAGCACGACGGTGCGCTTCGCCGCCAACCTGCAGGTGctgggcggcgagggcggccCCGACGGCAACGGGGAGGGCGTGCACGGCGTCGTGGTCGTGCGCGACGCCACGGCCACGTTTGCCAGGGGAggcttcgacgccgagacgGTCCATGCCGTCAGCCTGGCCAGCTTGGATGGTGAGTTTGCCCAGGTCGTGGAGACCAAGGACGTCTTGGGGGCACTTGGGGCACTTGGGGCACTTGGGGCGTGA